The Streptomyces sp. NBC_00659 genomic interval ACGATGTGCTCGTCCAACTGGCGGCGGGTGATCGCGTCGCGGAGGTAGGAGATCTCGAACTCCCCGATGCCCTGTCCGGTGACCACACGTACCGGGCCCTGGAGCGCGTCCAGGTCACCCGCGTCGAGTGAGCGGGTCAGGCCGGAGAAGGTCTCGGCGCCGACGGCCTCGGCGAAGTCGCGGAACCGGTCGCCGACGACGAGTCGGGAGGTGGCTGCACTGCTCATGAATCTCCTCCAGGCTGGGTGAAGCCGCGACCACGCACCGTCGCGGCCGGGTTCGTTCAGCGTGAAGTCCTCAAATCGCCGTCGGTAGTCGCCAGTTGGGAGTAGGGCCGGCTGTCTAGTCCCGGAGTTCTAGTCGACCGGACCGTCCAGCCGCTCGGCGAGGAAGCACCGCCACCACTTGCGGACCGTGTCCGCATTCACCCGCAGATCCCTGGCGACCGCGACGGTCGCCGGCACCTCCCCCGAAGCCCTGCTTCTTGAGGTCAGGTTCGGTGAACCCTCGAGGGCGAGAGGGCCGGAGGGTAGAACCGAGGCACTAGCCGTATCGGCCGACTGCCGCCGCTTCCTCCCACCACGAATGCTGGTGCGGGGACGTCGGCCCCCGGCAACCGGCATGCGCTCGCAGACGTGCGCTCGGGAACCGGCGATCCCTCTTACCCGGCCGAAGGAGCTCATCCACATGACAGTTCTTGATCCGCCAGGTGTCCGCGAGACGGGTGTGACGGCGATGCTGCCTTCCTTGGAACCTCTGAGCCTCATCGCCGACCTGTCCGGCACGGAGTCCCTCGACGCCTCTGTCCTGCTCGAGTTGTACCGGCAACTGGTCCGGGGCCGCCGCTACAACCTCCAGGCGACCGCACTGACCAAGCAGGGCCGCCTGGCGGTCTACCCGTCGACCACGGGTCAGGAAGCCTGCCAGGCGGGCGCCGTCCTCGCCCTGGAACGCCAGGACTGGATCTTCCCCACCTACCGGGACACCATGGCCCTGCTGGTACGGGGTGTAGACCCTGTGGATGTGCTGACGCTCCTGCGAGGCGACTGGCACAACGGCTACGACCCGCGCGCCCATCGCATAGCCCCCTTGAGCACCCCACTGGCAACGCAGACGCCGCACGCGGTGGGGCTGGCGCACGCCGCCGCTCTGTGCGGGGATGACCTGGTCGTTCTCGCGATGATCGGTGACGGAGGCACCAGCGAGGGCGACTTCCACGAGGCGATGAACTTCGCCGCCGTCTACAGGGCCCCCGTCGTCTTCCTCGTACAGAACAACGGCTACGCGATCTCCGTCCCTCTCAGCAAACAGTCCGCTGCTCCCAGCCTCGCCCACAAGGCGATCGGCTACGGCATGCCGGGCGTCCTGGTCGACGGAAACGACGCGGCGGCCGTTTACCACCACGTGCGCCAGGCCGCGGAGCACGCCCGCGCAGGCGGCGGGCCGACCCTCATCGAGGCGGTGACGTACCGCATCGACGCACACACGAACGCCGATGACGCCACCCGTTACCGTGACCCGGCCGAAGTCGAGTTCTGGCGTCGGCGAGACCCGGTCACCCGCATGGAACAGCATCTTCGGGAGCGAGGCCTCCTGGACGACGCGTCGGCGGAGCGGATCCGGAAAGAAGCGGAAGACATGGCGGAGGACCTGCGCGATCGGCTCGGCGCGGATCCGTCCCCCGCCGCTCTGGACCTGTTCGACCATGTATACGCCCGGCCGACCCCTCAGCTGGACGAGCAACGCTCCATGCTGATGCAGGAGTTGGATGCCTTGCGAAGGACGAACAGCGGCGGCGTCGAGGAGGCCGGCCAGTGACTGCCACCATGGATCCGACCACCGACCGAGCGAGCGGCACCGCCTCGGCCATCGAGCAGGCGACGATGTCCAAGGCGCTCAACCGGGCACTCCACGACGCCTTGGCCGGCGATGACCGAGTCCATCTGATGGGTGAGGACATCGGCACGCTGGGCGGCGTGTTCCGTGTCACCGACGGATTGGCCGCGAAATTCGGCGACAGCAGGGTCACCGATACACCGCTCGCCGAGGCAGGCATCCTGGGGACCGCCGTCGGCATGGCCATGTACGGGCTGCGTCCCGTGGTGGAGATGCAGTTCGACGCCTTCGCCTATCCCGCCTTCGAGCAACTCGTGAGCCACGTCGCGAAGATGCGCAACCGTACCCGTGGAGCCCTGCCCATGCCTGTGACCATCCGCATCCCCTACGGCGGTGGCATCGGCGGCGTGGAGCATCACAGTGATGCCTCGGAGGCGTACTACACGCACACACCGGGCCTCCACGTCGTCGCGCCGGCGACCGTCGCCGACGCGTACGGCCTGCTGCGCACGGCCATCGCCTCGGACGACCCCGTCATCTTCCTGGAGCCCAAGCGTCTGTACTGGACCAAGGGCGAGGTGGACCGTTCGGCGGCGTTGCCCGCGCTGGGTGAGGCAGCCGTACGACGAACCGGATCGTCGGCCACCCTCATCACCTACGGCCCTTCTCTGCCGGTGTGCCTGGACGCCGCCGAGGCGGCGCAGGCCGAGGGCTGGGACCTCGAAGTCCTGGACCTTCGCAGTCTGGTGCCCTTCGACGACGCGGCCGT includes:
- the pdhA gene encoding pyruvate dehydrogenase (acetyl-transferring) E1 component subunit alpha; translated protein: MTVLDPPGVRETGVTAMLPSLEPLSLIADLSGTESLDASVLLELYRQLVRGRRYNLQATALTKQGRLAVYPSTTGQEACQAGAVLALERQDWIFPTYRDTMALLVRGVDPVDVLTLLRGDWHNGYDPRAHRIAPLSTPLATQTPHAVGLAHAAALCGDDLVVLAMIGDGGTSEGDFHEAMNFAAVYRAPVVFLVQNNGYAISVPLSKQSAAPSLAHKAIGYGMPGVLVDGNDAAAVYHHVRQAAEHARAGGGPTLIEAVTYRIDAHTNADDATRYRDPAEVEFWRRRDPVTRMEQHLRERGLLDDASAERIRKEAEDMAEDLRDRLGADPSPAALDLFDHVYARPTPQLDEQRSMLMQELDALRRTNSGGVEEAGQ
- a CDS encoding alpha-ketoacid dehydrogenase subunit beta, coding for MDPTTDRASGTASAIEQATMSKALNRALHDALAGDDRVHLMGEDIGTLGGVFRVTDGLAAKFGDSRVTDTPLAEAGILGTAVGMAMYGLRPVVEMQFDAFAYPAFEQLVSHVAKMRNRTRGALPMPVTIRIPYGGGIGGVEHHSDASEAYYTHTPGLHVVAPATVADAYGLLRTAIASDDPVIFLEPKRLYWTKGEVDRSAALPALGEAAVRRTGSSATLITYGPSLPVCLDAAEAAQAEGWDLEVLDLRSLVPFDDAAVCANVRRTGRAVVVHEAQGFAGFGAEVAARVSERCFHYLEAPVLRVTGFDIPYPPPMLEHHHLPDVDRILDAVARLQWEGNARGEDI